A genome region from Anopheles stephensi strain Indian chromosome 2, UCI_ANSTEP_V1.0, whole genome shotgun sequence includes the following:
- the LOC118506810 gene encoding condensin complex subunit 1 isoform X2 → MEWQFIIPQARAELLRSDKNHYCVGRVLDAGEVPEALKASRAVFNDPFAIFDHFDTFYSVIDNEKGLTGTHLLRAYDQLYGAIDKLGSTMADLLSRKEMDTTDQQSSLNALKMLAFLVNGMVKVIDSHVNTVNEKLTTKKTKKQSVNDQAEALDWDNKRYQCIVQLYNLMQLPLEKLWDPPVCEESFVDVICDICYRTLEQPYVRTRNIADSVFQILGTAIKRYNHSLAFPVRILQIIEHIETAIPPVAAGVLLLYEEFGIQTIYPVIIKEIIERLSVDSADSQTAKFYSMFLIELGTLAPKLMIPHLSMLSEELLSLESFTLRNCVLQIMGEAVVSELTSEELPDELKETRDEFLDDLLNHIMDISAHVRSKVLQVWLNLKENNAVPLAWIHKVLNLAVERLEDKALVVRKQSIALIKAFLEHNPFSAKLSLAELRVQYEEEDKKLQDLRMQLVEHNNKMKAKEEEWEDIVVQMYPIVTELFGKEPDDLETATEADVKLLSDSILTMLKEENYKDLVRLVQRADYALGNSDERKEMNFEHQCMYYITLLKSYFIHAHMNTNLAAEVEKVENSVNFLHDSLRFSELISNAVPKLLEMLMSKAQTDVHGAIDFFTSAYLFGIKGTEQGMQQMLYLVWSSDKEKRENVTAAYKRVLFETNLQGRAHTVKVVRNLSQFLTNLTRGQYTAMEVLIQEWVENGDIDAQMVQVLFEIYTMKLESVTPEESRQALQLLVMVAAAKPSVVTANQQLLETIGLEQRGQRDPRIFVATLELLMNSVPQPTNSSKYYKRFDHSASTVQHVIDLYTKLFFCSQVQSFDDIGTKVFDFIYKMVKTPDLLSQSIVIALYERLQKLAERGTPVEQTGDENRLTQLSQISGSTQETSARTSSQSATQPEEVLLTIPHFLAARFIFTIGYVAMREMIYLDIDVYSNMKYRQELKDELKNQKKKNAALAGNKQLNSTATAVSAGMAANMRKTLSTSMNVSASNALKRLSGSTGAGGNNGPEQATEPEEELLSGATAEDAVAEEINYICEQELLYGKDNLLNRLIPTVLEVCKFPNRYKDELMQKAAVLTLIRLMAVSSKFCEDNMPFLMNIFKHTKNTNIKCNIVIGLSDFTFRFPNVIEPWTKHMYATLHEENVELRMTAVKMLSHLILHEMIRVKGQISDLALCIVDPVREIRTITEQFFKEIANKSNILYNVLPDIISRLSDPKLELEEEKYHIIMRYIIGLINKDKQIESLVEKLCLRFRVTKEVRQWRDIAFCLSLLSYNEKTIKKLVENIGCFKDKVQHEEIYQAFRTIISNTSKLAKPELKNAVVEFETRLKECLEVRDETADAVAGANSTGSFDEGSGEIATTSGRKGRPATGERGVSKPPSGGGSKGSKKAGGGSNKTVGRRGRRGAKQAPSSEDGESDSEEENLPPATSSRAAVRARQNMKITKVIESDNSDDDEEDLPPKRGKTKR, encoded by the exons ATGGAGTGGCAATTCATCATACCACAGGCAAGAGCGGAGCTTCTGCGTTCAGACAAAAACCATTATTGCGTCGGCCGAGTACTTGACGCCGGCGAAGTCCCGGAAGCGCTGAAGG CGTCACGCGCCGTGTTCAACGACCCTTTCGCGATATTCGATCATTTCGATACGTTCTATTCGGTGATCGACAATGAGAAAGGTTTGACCGGCACGCATCTGTTGCGCGCCTACGATCAGCTCTATGGCGCTATCGACAAGCTGGGCAGTACGATGGCGGACCTGCTGTCCCGGAAGGAAATGGACACAACCGACCAACAATCGTCGCTGAATGCGTTGAAGATGTTGGCCTTTCTGGTGAACGGTATGGTAAAGGTGATCGATTCACATGTAAATACCGTGAACGAGAAACTGACGACAAAGAAGACCAAAAAGCAGTCGGTGAACGATCAGGCAGAAGCGCTAGATTGGGACAACAAACGGTACCAGTGCATCGTGCAGTTGTACAACTTGATGCAACTTCCGCTGGAGAAGCTATGGGATCCACCGGTCTGCGAGGAATCGTTCGTAGA CGTCATTTGCGATATTTGCTATCGAACGTTGGAGCAGCCGTACGTGCGGACTCGCAACATCGCGGACAGTGTGTTCCAAATCCTTGGGACAGCCATCAAACGATACAATCACTCGCTAGCGTTCCCGGTGCGTATCCTGCAGATCATCGAACACATCGAAACGGCGATCCCGCCGGTAGCTGCTGGCGTATTGCTGCTGTACGAAGAGTTTGGCATTCAGACGATCTATCCAGTGATCATAAAGGAAATTATCGAACGGTTGAGCGTGGACTCGGCCGACTCGCAAACAGCGAAATTTTACAGCATGTTTCTGATCGAGCTCGGTACGCTAGCCCCGAAGCTTATGATACCACATCTTTCGATGTTGAGTGAAGAGCTGCTGAGCCTGGAATCGTTCACACTGCGAAACTGTGTGCTGCAGATCATGGGTGAAGCGGTCGTTAGCGAGCTCACGTCGGAAGAGCTGCCCGATGAGCTGAAGGAGACGCGGGACGAGTTTTTGGACGATCTGCTCAACCACATCATGGACATATCGGCGCATGTGCGTTCGAAGGTTTTGCAAGTGTGGTTGAATCTCAAGGAGAATAACGCTGTACCGCTCGCCTGGATACACAAGGTGTTGAATCTGGCTGTTGAACGCCTGGAGGACAAGGCGCTAGTTGTGCGTAAACAATCGATCGCTTTGATTAAGGCTTTCCTCGAGCACAATCCGTTTTCTGCTAAG CTATCACTCGCTGAGCTAAGGGTTCAGTATGAGGAGGAAGACAAAAAGCTGCAGGACCTGCGCATGCAGCTAGTGGAGCACAACAATAAAATGAAGGCAAAGGAAGAAGAGTGGGAAGATATCGTGGTGCAGATGTATCCGATCGTAACGGAGCTGTTTGGCAAGGAGCCCGATGATCTGGAAACTGCGACCGAGGCGGATGTGAAGCTGCTCTCCGACAGTATCTTAACAATGCTGAAAGAGGAAAACTACAAGGATCTGGTACGACTGGTACAGCGGGCAGATTACGCGCTGGGCAATAGCGACGAACGCAAGGAAATGAATTTCGAGCACCAGTGCATGTATTACATTACGCTGCTGAAGAGCTACTTCATTCATGCGCATATGAACACCAATTTG GCTGCCGAAGTCGAGAAGGTGGAAAATTCGGTCAACTTTCTGCACGACTCGCTACGGTTCTCGGAGCTGATATCGAACGCCGTTCCCAAGTTGCTGGAAATGCTGATGTCAAAAGCTCAGACGGATGTGCACGGTGCGATCGATTTCTTTACCTCGGCGTATCTGTTCGGCATCAAGGGTACGGAACAGGGCATGCAGCAAATGCTCTACCTCGTGTGGTCGTCCGACAAGGAAAAGCGCGAGAACGTAACGGCCGCATACAAGCGGGTCCTGTTCGAGACCAACCTACAGGGTAGGGCGCACACGGTAAAGGTGGTGCGAAATTTGAGCCAATTTCTGACCAACCTTACGCGCGGCCAATACACCGCCATGGAGGTGCTGATACAGGAGTGGGTCGAGAACGGTGACATCGATGCGCAGATGGTGCAGGTTTTGTTCGAAATCTACACGATGAAGCTAGAGAGCGTGACGCCGGAGGAATCGCGCCAGGCACTGcagctgctggtgatggttgcAGCGGCCAAACCGTCGGTTGTAACTGCCAACCAACAGCTGCTAGAAACGATTGGCCTAGAGCAGCGTGGCCAACGTGATCCACGCATATTCGTGGCCACCCTGGAACTACTCATGAACTCCGTTCCGCAGCCGACAAACAGTTCGAAATACTACAAACGGTTTGACCATTCGGCATCCACTGTACAGCACGTGATCGATCTGTATACCAAGCTGTTCTTCTGCTCCCAAGTGCAATCGTTTGACGACATCGGTACGAAAGTGTTTGACTTCATTTACAAAATGGTCAAAACGCCCGACCTGCTATCGCAATCGATTGTGATCGCTTTGTACGAACGTTTGCAGAAGCTGGCGGAAAGGGGCACGCCGGTAGAACAGACCGGCGACGAAAACCGATTAACGCAGCTGAGCCAAATTTCGGGATCCACCCAAGAGACTAGCGCTCGCACTTCATCGCAATCTGCGACACAGCCGGAAGAAGTGTTGCTTACCATTCCACACTTTCTGGCGGCCCGATTCATCTTCACGATCGGTTACGTTGCGATGCGCGAGATGATCTATCTGGACATTGATGTGTACAGCAACATGAAGTATCGGCAAGAGTTGAAGGACGAGTTAAAGAatcagaaaaagaaaaatgccgCACTGGCAGGGAACAAGCAATTGAACAGCACTGCAACGGCGGTTAGTGCTGGAATGGCGGCCAACATGCGAAAAACACTCTCCACTTCCATGAACGTATCGGCCAGCAATGCACTGAAGCGCCTGTCCGGATCTACCGGCGCTGGGGGCAACAATGGGCCGGAGCAAGCGACTGAGCCGGAAGAGGAACTGCTGAGCGGAGCCACGGCCGAGGATGCTGTGGCGGAAGAGATCAACTACATTTGCGAACAGGAGCTGCTGTACGGCAAAGATAATCTGCTGAACCGCTTGATTCCTACCGTGCTGGAGGTGTGCAAATTTCCGAACCGCTACAAGGACGAGCTGATGCAAAAGGCGGCCGTACTGACGCTTATTCGACTGATGGCCGTGTCGTCCAAGTTCTGCGAGGACAACATGCCGTTCCTGATGAACATTTTCAAGCACACGAAGAACACCAACATCAAGTGCAACATCGTGATCGGGCTGTCGGATTTTACCTTCCGCTTTCCGAACGTGATCGAACCGTGGACCAAGCACATGTACGCGACACTGCACGAAGAGAATGTGGAGCTGCGCATGACGGCGGTGAAGATGCTGTCCCATCTGATCCTGCACGAGATGATTCGCGTGAAGGGTCAAATATCAGACCTGGCGCTCTGTATCGTGGATCCGGTGAGGGAGATTCGCACCATCACGGAACAGTTCTTTAAGGAGATTGCGAACAAATCGAACATCCTGTACAATGTGCTGCCCGACATCATTTCCCGGCTGAGCGACCCGAAGCTGGAACTCGAGGAGGAAAAGTACCACATCATTATGCGGTACATCATTGGGCTGATCAACAAGGACAAGCAGATCGAGAGTTTGGTTGAGAAGCTGTGCCTGCGGTTCCGGGTCACGAAGGAGGTGCGCCAGTGGCGTGACATCGCGTTTTGCCTTTCGTTGCTATCTTACAACGAGAAGACGATCAAGAAGTTGGTGGAAAACATTGGCTGCTTCAAGGATAAGGTGCAGCACGAGGAGATTTATCAAGCATTCCGTACGATCATCAGCAACACGAGCAAACTGGCAAAACCGGAACTGAAG AACGCAGTGGTCGAGTTTGAGACGCGGCTAAAAGAATGCCTCGAGGTGCGCGATGAAACGGCGGATGCGGTAGCAGGAGCCAACTCAACAGGATCGTTCGATGAAGGGAGCGGTGAAATCGCCACCACGTCCGGGAGAAAGGGCCGTCCGGCAACCGGTGAGCGCGGAGTATCAAAGCCTCCAAGTGGAGGAGGAAGCAAGGGGAGCAAGAAAGCGGGAGGAGGAAGTAACAAAACAGTGGGACGTCGCGGCCGACGGGGAGCAAAACAAGCGCCATCGTCCGAGGACGGGGAGAGTGACAGTGAGGAAGAAAATCTGCCCCCCGCAACGAGCTCGCGAGCCGCGGTCCGGGCGCGCCAGAACATGAAGATTACCAAAGTCATTGAAAGTGACAATTCAG
- the LOC118506810 gene encoding condensin complex subunit 1 isoform X1: MEWQFIIPQARAELLRSDKNHYCVGRVLDAGEVPEALKASRAVFNDPFAIFDHFDTFYSVIDNEKGLTGTHLLRAYDQLYGAIDKLGSTMADLLSRKEMDTTDQQSSLNALKMLAFLVNGMVKVIDSHVNTVNEKLTTKKTKKQSVNDQAEALDWDNKRYQCIVQLYNLMQLPLEKLWDPPVCEESFVDVICDICYRTLEQPYVRTRNIADSVFQILGTAIKRYNHSLAFPVRILQIIEHIETAIPPVAAGVLLLYEEFGIQTIYPVIIKEIIERLSVDSADSQTAKFYSMFLIELGTLAPKLMIPHLSMLSEELLSLESFTLRNCVLQIMGEAVVSELTSEELPDELKETRDEFLDDLLNHIMDISAHVRSKVLQVWLNLKENNAVPLAWIHKVLNLAVERLEDKALVVRKQSIALIKAFLEHNPFSAKLSLAELRVQYEEEDKKLQDLRMQLVEHNNKMKAKEEEWEDIVVQMYPIVTELFGKEPDDLETATEADVKLLSDSILTMLKEENYKDLVRLVQRADYALGNSDERKEMNFEHQCMYYITLLKSYFIHAHMNTNLAAEVEKVENSVNFLHDSLRFSELISNAVPKLLEMLMSKAQTDVHGAIDFFTSAYLFGIKGTEQGMQQMLYLVWSSDKEKRENVTAAYKRVLFETNLQGRAHTVKVVRNLSQFLTNLTRGQYTAMEVLIQEWVENGDIDAQMVQVLFEIYTMKLESVTPEESRQALQLLVMVAAAKPSVVTANQQLLETIGLEQRGQRDPRIFVATLELLMNSVPQPTNSSKYYKRFDHSASTVQHVIDLYTKLFFCSQVQSFDDIGTKVFDFIYKMVKTPDLLSQSIVIALYERLQKLAERGTPVEQTGDENRLTQLSQISGSTQETSARTSSQSATQPEEVLLTIPHFLAARFIFTIGYVAMREMIYLDIDVYSNMKYRQELKDELKNQKKKNAALAGNKQLNSTATAVSAGMAANMRKTLSTSMNVSASNALKRLSGSTGAGGNNGPEQATEPEEELLSGATAEDAVAEEINYICEQELLYGKDNLLNRLIPTVLEVCKFPNRYKDELMQKAAVLTLIRLMAVSSKFCEDNMPFLMNIFKHTKNTNIKCNIVIGLSDFTFRFPNVIEPWTKHMYATLHEENVELRMTAVKMLSHLILHEMIRVKGQISDLALCIVDPVREIRTITEQFFKEIANKSNILYNVLPDIISRLSDPKLELEEEKYHIIMRYIIGLINKDKQIESLVEKLCLRFRVTKEVRQWRDIAFCLSLLSYNEKTIKKLVENIGCFKDKVQHEEIYQAFRTIISNTSKLAKPELKNAVVEFETRLKECLEVRDETADAVAGANSTGSFDEGSGEIATTSGRKGRPATGERGVSKPPSGGGSKGSKKAGGGSNKTVGRRGRRGAKQAPSSEDGESDSEEENLPPATSSRAAVRARQNMKITKVIESDNSDIEPDTRRKKKRTFAAKHRDEE, translated from the exons ATGGAGTGGCAATTCATCATACCACAGGCAAGAGCGGAGCTTCTGCGTTCAGACAAAAACCATTATTGCGTCGGCCGAGTACTTGACGCCGGCGAAGTCCCGGAAGCGCTGAAGG CGTCACGCGCCGTGTTCAACGACCCTTTCGCGATATTCGATCATTTCGATACGTTCTATTCGGTGATCGACAATGAGAAAGGTTTGACCGGCACGCATCTGTTGCGCGCCTACGATCAGCTCTATGGCGCTATCGACAAGCTGGGCAGTACGATGGCGGACCTGCTGTCCCGGAAGGAAATGGACACAACCGACCAACAATCGTCGCTGAATGCGTTGAAGATGTTGGCCTTTCTGGTGAACGGTATGGTAAAGGTGATCGATTCACATGTAAATACCGTGAACGAGAAACTGACGACAAAGAAGACCAAAAAGCAGTCGGTGAACGATCAGGCAGAAGCGCTAGATTGGGACAACAAACGGTACCAGTGCATCGTGCAGTTGTACAACTTGATGCAACTTCCGCTGGAGAAGCTATGGGATCCACCGGTCTGCGAGGAATCGTTCGTAGA CGTCATTTGCGATATTTGCTATCGAACGTTGGAGCAGCCGTACGTGCGGACTCGCAACATCGCGGACAGTGTGTTCCAAATCCTTGGGACAGCCATCAAACGATACAATCACTCGCTAGCGTTCCCGGTGCGTATCCTGCAGATCATCGAACACATCGAAACGGCGATCCCGCCGGTAGCTGCTGGCGTATTGCTGCTGTACGAAGAGTTTGGCATTCAGACGATCTATCCAGTGATCATAAAGGAAATTATCGAACGGTTGAGCGTGGACTCGGCCGACTCGCAAACAGCGAAATTTTACAGCATGTTTCTGATCGAGCTCGGTACGCTAGCCCCGAAGCTTATGATACCACATCTTTCGATGTTGAGTGAAGAGCTGCTGAGCCTGGAATCGTTCACACTGCGAAACTGTGTGCTGCAGATCATGGGTGAAGCGGTCGTTAGCGAGCTCACGTCGGAAGAGCTGCCCGATGAGCTGAAGGAGACGCGGGACGAGTTTTTGGACGATCTGCTCAACCACATCATGGACATATCGGCGCATGTGCGTTCGAAGGTTTTGCAAGTGTGGTTGAATCTCAAGGAGAATAACGCTGTACCGCTCGCCTGGATACACAAGGTGTTGAATCTGGCTGTTGAACGCCTGGAGGACAAGGCGCTAGTTGTGCGTAAACAATCGATCGCTTTGATTAAGGCTTTCCTCGAGCACAATCCGTTTTCTGCTAAG CTATCACTCGCTGAGCTAAGGGTTCAGTATGAGGAGGAAGACAAAAAGCTGCAGGACCTGCGCATGCAGCTAGTGGAGCACAACAATAAAATGAAGGCAAAGGAAGAAGAGTGGGAAGATATCGTGGTGCAGATGTATCCGATCGTAACGGAGCTGTTTGGCAAGGAGCCCGATGATCTGGAAACTGCGACCGAGGCGGATGTGAAGCTGCTCTCCGACAGTATCTTAACAATGCTGAAAGAGGAAAACTACAAGGATCTGGTACGACTGGTACAGCGGGCAGATTACGCGCTGGGCAATAGCGACGAACGCAAGGAAATGAATTTCGAGCACCAGTGCATGTATTACATTACGCTGCTGAAGAGCTACTTCATTCATGCGCATATGAACACCAATTTG GCTGCCGAAGTCGAGAAGGTGGAAAATTCGGTCAACTTTCTGCACGACTCGCTACGGTTCTCGGAGCTGATATCGAACGCCGTTCCCAAGTTGCTGGAAATGCTGATGTCAAAAGCTCAGACGGATGTGCACGGTGCGATCGATTTCTTTACCTCGGCGTATCTGTTCGGCATCAAGGGTACGGAACAGGGCATGCAGCAAATGCTCTACCTCGTGTGGTCGTCCGACAAGGAAAAGCGCGAGAACGTAACGGCCGCATACAAGCGGGTCCTGTTCGAGACCAACCTACAGGGTAGGGCGCACACGGTAAAGGTGGTGCGAAATTTGAGCCAATTTCTGACCAACCTTACGCGCGGCCAATACACCGCCATGGAGGTGCTGATACAGGAGTGGGTCGAGAACGGTGACATCGATGCGCAGATGGTGCAGGTTTTGTTCGAAATCTACACGATGAAGCTAGAGAGCGTGACGCCGGAGGAATCGCGCCAGGCACTGcagctgctggtgatggttgcAGCGGCCAAACCGTCGGTTGTAACTGCCAACCAACAGCTGCTAGAAACGATTGGCCTAGAGCAGCGTGGCCAACGTGATCCACGCATATTCGTGGCCACCCTGGAACTACTCATGAACTCCGTTCCGCAGCCGACAAACAGTTCGAAATACTACAAACGGTTTGACCATTCGGCATCCACTGTACAGCACGTGATCGATCTGTATACCAAGCTGTTCTTCTGCTCCCAAGTGCAATCGTTTGACGACATCGGTACGAAAGTGTTTGACTTCATTTACAAAATGGTCAAAACGCCCGACCTGCTATCGCAATCGATTGTGATCGCTTTGTACGAACGTTTGCAGAAGCTGGCGGAAAGGGGCACGCCGGTAGAACAGACCGGCGACGAAAACCGATTAACGCAGCTGAGCCAAATTTCGGGATCCACCCAAGAGACTAGCGCTCGCACTTCATCGCAATCTGCGACACAGCCGGAAGAAGTGTTGCTTACCATTCCACACTTTCTGGCGGCCCGATTCATCTTCACGATCGGTTACGTTGCGATGCGCGAGATGATCTATCTGGACATTGATGTGTACAGCAACATGAAGTATCGGCAAGAGTTGAAGGACGAGTTAAAGAatcagaaaaagaaaaatgccgCACTGGCAGGGAACAAGCAATTGAACAGCACTGCAACGGCGGTTAGTGCTGGAATGGCGGCCAACATGCGAAAAACACTCTCCACTTCCATGAACGTATCGGCCAGCAATGCACTGAAGCGCCTGTCCGGATCTACCGGCGCTGGGGGCAACAATGGGCCGGAGCAAGCGACTGAGCCGGAAGAGGAACTGCTGAGCGGAGCCACGGCCGAGGATGCTGTGGCGGAAGAGATCAACTACATTTGCGAACAGGAGCTGCTGTACGGCAAAGATAATCTGCTGAACCGCTTGATTCCTACCGTGCTGGAGGTGTGCAAATTTCCGAACCGCTACAAGGACGAGCTGATGCAAAAGGCGGCCGTACTGACGCTTATTCGACTGATGGCCGTGTCGTCCAAGTTCTGCGAGGACAACATGCCGTTCCTGATGAACATTTTCAAGCACACGAAGAACACCAACATCAAGTGCAACATCGTGATCGGGCTGTCGGATTTTACCTTCCGCTTTCCGAACGTGATCGAACCGTGGACCAAGCACATGTACGCGACACTGCACGAAGAGAATGTGGAGCTGCGCATGACGGCGGTGAAGATGCTGTCCCATCTGATCCTGCACGAGATGATTCGCGTGAAGGGTCAAATATCAGACCTGGCGCTCTGTATCGTGGATCCGGTGAGGGAGATTCGCACCATCACGGAACAGTTCTTTAAGGAGATTGCGAACAAATCGAACATCCTGTACAATGTGCTGCCCGACATCATTTCCCGGCTGAGCGACCCGAAGCTGGAACTCGAGGAGGAAAAGTACCACATCATTATGCGGTACATCATTGGGCTGATCAACAAGGACAAGCAGATCGAGAGTTTGGTTGAGAAGCTGTGCCTGCGGTTCCGGGTCACGAAGGAGGTGCGCCAGTGGCGTGACATCGCGTTTTGCCTTTCGTTGCTATCTTACAACGAGAAGACGATCAAGAAGTTGGTGGAAAACATTGGCTGCTTCAAGGATAAGGTGCAGCACGAGGAGATTTATCAAGCATTCCGTACGATCATCAGCAACACGAGCAAACTGGCAAAACCGGAACTGAAG AACGCAGTGGTCGAGTTTGAGACGCGGCTAAAAGAATGCCTCGAGGTGCGCGATGAAACGGCGGATGCGGTAGCAGGAGCCAACTCAACAGGATCGTTCGATGAAGGGAGCGGTGAAATCGCCACCACGTCCGGGAGAAAGGGCCGTCCGGCAACCGGTGAGCGCGGAGTATCAAAGCCTCCAAGTGGAGGAGGAAGCAAGGGGAGCAAGAAAGCGGGAGGAGGAAGTAACAAAACAGTGGGACGTCGCGGCCGACGGGGAGCAAAACAAGCGCCATCGTCCGAGGACGGGGAGAGTGACAGTGAGGAAGAAAATCTGCCCCCCGCAACGAGCTCGCGAGCCGCGGTCCGGGCGCGCCAGAACATGAAGATTACCAAAGTCATTGAAAGTGACAATTCAG